A portion of the Francisella uliginis genome contains these proteins:
- the grxB gene encoding glutaredoxin 2: protein MKIYLYHHCPYCIKVRLVADLSKLDYEMIILANDDEKAHIDRIGSKQVPFLEKDDGSFIKESDEICNYISKLQNFEIATSTIDSSVKEYVSKLAPHYRRVVYPRIPHHPANECDFPTQSAKDYFINKKSQYIDDMESLLKNPPYDSIKAINELLEKIDPFVKTPFINGDKFSWDDINIFPIFFILTMAKGLIEIPSNIASYIKNIESKTNIELY from the coding sequence ATGAAAATATATTTGTACCATCATTGTCCTTATTGTATAAAAGTAAGACTAGTTGCTGATTTAAGTAAGCTAGATTATGAAATGATAATTTTAGCAAATGACGATGAAAAAGCTCATATAGATAGAATTGGCTCTAAACAGGTACCATTTTTAGAAAAAGATGATGGTAGCTTTATCAAAGAAAGTGATGAAATATGCAATTACATCTCCAAGTTACAAAATTTTGAAATAGCAACGTCAACTATAGATAGCTCTGTAAAAGAGTATGTATCTAAACTAGCGCCTCATTATCGTAGAGTAGTATATCCTCGTATACCACACCATCCTGCTAATGAGTGTGATTTTCCTACTCAAAGTGCTAAAGATTATTTTATAAATAAAAAGTCTCAATATATCGATGATATGGAATCGCTACTAAAAAATCCTCCATATGATTCAATTAAAGCTATAAATGAACTATTAGAGAAAATTGATCCCTTTGTAAAAACTCCATTTATTAATGGTGATAAATTCTCTTGGGATGATATCAATATATTTCCTATATTCTTCATCTTAACAATGGCTAAAGGACTAATTGAAATACCTAGCAATATTGCCAGTTACATAAAAAACATCGAAAGTAAAACAAACATAGAATTATATTAA